The sequence ATTGGAGAAGGTGgcgaagcagcagcagcaattGCTGCACCAGCGTCATGGAATTCCGTCAAAGCCAGCGTTTCTACCAATTTCATCGTTGGCTGCAATGACGGAATTCCAAAATACTGATGAAGACAGCTACAGGGAAGTTGTAAGTGAAACAgaagtttcatttcatttatctgTATGTATCAAATGTTTGTGTCAGTTGTTACTTACTTTGTTTAGGTAAACTATTTGGAGTACGTGGGCGGCTTCAACCTGAAGGAAGCAGTCACTCTCTCTTTTAAAGAAGCAGTGAGTGACTGCTTGCTAACATCTTATTCCTGGTTGGGCCGTGAAGATAACAATCTCGCACTTTGCGAGACAAAAATTGTTCATGCTATACACGGTAAGAATCACTGTTTATATAATTGTGATACTATTACTTCATATGGTATTCAGTATTCATATTATATGCTTACATTTGATTTTTAGATGCCGTGCTCCAGAATAGGTACTTCCCAAGGCCGTCCCGCAAGGATGTAGCGGAACATTTAAAAGCGGCGCTTCGTACTGCTAAGGAAAGAGTGCGAAGCAAAAGAAGAGGCCCCCGAAATCCTCAGCATGAAACAGTGGATAACTTTTGGACTGCTAAGGAACAACCACGTTGAAACAGGAAGAGGTTAGTTTTGTATTGGATTACATATATAATCATAACCTTCAAACACATGTACTTACGTATTTATGTACTTGCAAGTACCTTCATGCCTTTTTTCATTTACTGCCATAAACTCACTTGTTGGATAAATAACTGTAATACAAACACATCTTTTTCaatctttctcttctctttcggtTTCTCATAGCGAGCAATCCATCTATGGCCGATTCAGTGTATGATTAGGAACATACCTCATGCAAGGCCAATAGTTGTACGTATTTATATGGGATGGCAGAGACCATGTCAACTGTAAACTGCTCGAAACCGTGTTCcaaatcttctttctttctctacgGCACACGGCACCTCTAGCAGTGCCCTCTAGCAagaatgtacatatgtacaatatcaatcatagtgtccgttcgtctagtgtattttgtaatttcaaataaattcttgaaattctaaattattgaatattcgaaagcttttatcagatgattatgttaattactttaacgcttttattaaataattagatttatgatatttactgcggttaaacttggactccaaagtcagtgctttttcactagacgaacggacactatgattgatattgtacataaacatttatacatatgcataatatttataatttgcaGCAGGCTGGGGTCAAGCCGTGAAGAGGAACTGAAGAAGAACTGAAGAGGATCTGAAGAGAAACTGAAGAGGACCTgaagatataattattttatattactttatactattttatattattttattttattttatattatttatattattttataattatgttatttttctgaatttatatattatttatatcaacaTTTATATGTTGATTTGTTATGTATATTGTTGacattgtaaatgtacatttgtTGTTGTGAATACTGATAAGGTTTTGGCAGTTTTCCTTATCCTAGCAACAAATGTTGGTATTCGTGAAATTATTCtgccaaataaaatattttattttttattatatattttgtttacagttCTTTTAGTATCCGTCCCTTTCCTATGATCATGACAATTTTTCACaagattatatataaatatacatatactgtATACATGACAAATGTTTAATGGTGTTACGTTTCCCGTAGCGGTTTTAGGGAGATTCTGGGGAAAAGGTTCCAAGAGCGTGAGTTGGCTGCCCGTGGAGTGTAAAAACACTCTGCTTGGTGCGCGCCAAAGTTAAGACTTCTTAATTTCGAATAGTAGGTTTTAATAAAACGTCAAGATTGAACGGAGTCAAGAGTTGTTCTAATCTGTATTTCAAAAACGCGTTACAAGGTAAGTTTCGCGGAGACGTAGCGTGGGGGTTGTTTTACATGATTGGTGGAGGGCGGTAACAAGAGTGGTTGTTTTGGTTGGCCGAATTTGTAGCGGGGAGTTCGAGGTGGCCGCCCGCTTGTGACGTAGCGATTTTTGGGGAAAAACCCCGAGGTTTTTCCAAAGGTCTTCTACTTTCGGCTGGTCGGCGTCGATGTTTCCCGTTCGGGACCGTTAGCCGCGGCAAAGCAATAAAGTTGACGGCAACAACCGTACCTTAGGGCGACGGTGAATAAAGCAATCTATTATCGGTAATAAACACGGGGACAACTGCGATTTGAAAGGAAGTTcgtgaatttaaattatcgctTGTCGCGGATGGCCTGGGGTTCGAAAAACGGAGGTCATAAACGTTTACGGTGGTGaagttcctttgaaattaaCATAGTTTAGGGTTGTTTTATTAGAGTCTAACGGGATAAGGTTTACGCGATGTGTGTTCGCGTAACATTAACATATTCGAATCGCGAGC comes from Osmia lignaria lignaria isolate PbOS001 chromosome 8, iyOsmLign1, whole genome shotgun sequence and encodes:
- the LOC117610919 gene encoding uncharacterized protein LOC117610919 isoform X2, which encodes MNSNMEMEHRPKRMANKPARYQTTSSDEEPRKRLKVAPGSIVEDITDLRATLEGVDDEVPSHNYRQHEHTSTYTPLDTYSPYTPSNINIYSPHIPPNTYRPPPTVYAPPTQTFHIPDAVESRPEPRMQQGTEPTNVQIRDLYTKIGNLESMVTKTHSLLEKVAKQQQQLLHQRHGIPSKPAFLPISSLAAMTEFQNTDEDSYREVVNYLEYVGGFNLKEAVTLSFKEAVSDCLLTSYSWLGREDNNLALCETKIVHAIHDAVLQNRYFPRPSRKDVAEHLKAALRTAKERVRSKRRGPRNPQHETVDNFWTAKEQPR